TTTAACGCCACATCCATACAACAGCAGGTCCAGAATACATCCAGTGCTTATTTTTATGTTTCAGGTTATCCGGTAGGTATTGACGGAAACATCGAGATGCCTGTAATCGGAAAAGTTTTTGTTGCCGGGTATACAGTCCATGAGATCCAGCAAATAATTCATGAGAAAGTCAGTAAAATTGTTTATGAAAATCAGGTATTTGTACGATTGGTAAGTTTCCGTATCAATATTGCAGGAGAGGTAAAAAACCCGGGAGAATATAATATCTTCCGGGATCAGGCAACCATTCTCCAGGCTCTTTCTTTGGCTGGGGATATGAATTATTATGGAGACAGGAAAGATATCATGATTGTAAGGACTACAGAAGAAGGTGCCAAAACCTACACCATAGATTTAACCCAAAGAGATGCCTTGTCTTCACCCGTTTTTTACCTGCAGCCTAATGACTGGGTGTATGTTCAACCATTACCAAGGACCATTTTCAGAGTAACTGTTTCCGATATGATCACCTACATTTCTGCAATCTCTTCATCATTGGCACTCATCGTTGCTATCCTGTCACTAACAAAATAGACCTATGGCGGACTCCCAGGAACCCTATCAAGTACAAGAAGATAACCTTGATATCAAAAAATTATTAAATAAAATATTCCGGCGATGGTACTGGTTTGTTTTATCTATTTGTATTACATATTCAATCGCCTGGTTCATTAATCGTTATACAGTACCCCAGTATGACATCAACGCATCATTGCTCGTCAATGAAGAGAAAAAATCAATGGGAGAATTATTGGTGAGTGTGTTTGACAGATATGGCCCGAGAAAAAACATAGATAATGAGATCGCCATCCTGAAATCGTATTCCATGGCAGCAAAAGCTTTGCAAAACCTGGATTTTGGTGTTAGCTATTACATTGTCGGCAGGATCCGTGAAACGGAACTCTATCCCAAAAAGCCATTTTTAGTGGTTCCTGATAGTACGACAATATATGGAAAGCAGGTGGATATCACTTTCCTTCCGGGGAAAAAATGCCAGATTAGTATCGGTGAGGATATCCGGGAGACCATAAATGTTGGTGAGAAGTTTGAAAAATATGGATTCGCTTTCACTATTTACCCAAGTGAATTTGCTAATATTGAAGATCTGGAGGGTAGAAAATATTTTTTCATCATTCATAATTTTAACTCACTGGTCAACCGTTACAGAAGAAAATTGTCTGTTGTGGCAAATGACAAGCGTGGTACAGTACTTACCTTATCTCTTTCGGGTGCGGTACCCCAAAAAGAAGCCGATTATGTAAATACCCTGATGGATGCCTACATTCAAAATGGATTGGATGAGAAGAACCAAATGTCCATAAATGCAATTCAGTTTATAAATGAACAACTAGGGTTTGTCACCGATTCGCTGAAGCGGGCTGAAGATATCCTGGAAAATTTTCGAACGAGCAACAAAATGTTCGATTTCACCCTGGAAGGTCATGCCATCCTTGAACGCTTGAACATTCTGATATCTGAACAACAGAAAGTCAATACCCAACTAAATTATTATCGATATCTCCGGAATTATCTCGAAAAAGAGGATGAACTGGGACGGATCGTTGCCCCTTCCATCATGGGAGTTGATGATCTTTTACTGAATTCACTGGTCAACGAACTGGTGAAGTTAAGCATCAAAAAGTCGGACTTATCCAACAGTAGTGATCCTGAAAAGAATCCGATCGTCCGTAACCTAGATGCACAGATAAGCTCCATCCAGGCATCATTGCGTGAAAACGTGAACCAATTGGTAGAATCTACCGATGTTGCATTAAAGGATGTAAACAAAAGGAGATCTGACGTGGAAAAAGATTTGTTGAAATTACCGGTAACAGAACGCCGGCTATTGGAAATTCAACGTGAATACAATTTAAATAACGAAACCTACAACTTTTTGCTGAAAAAGCATGCAGAGGCAGCCATTGCAAAGGCTTCCAATGTAGCAGACAACAGGGTACTCGATTATGCAATCGTTCAAAATGCTTCAAAAATAGCACCTAAAGCAAGCAGGAATATACTGATAGCAATCGCATTAGGACTCCTTATTCCCTTGATATTGGTTTTTATCATAGATTTCTTTAATCATAAAATTTCTGACCTTGATGAGGTTCGAAAGATTACATCATTACCTATTATTGGAATTATCGGACACAACAATAAGGCATCCGAAATTCCCGTGGCAGAGAATCCGACCTCTCCTTTATCGGAATCATTCAGGGCGCTAAGGACCAATCTACATTATTTATTGCGTAATAAAGATGAAAAAATCATTGCGGTATCATCTACCGTAAGCGGGGAAGGTAAGACTTTCATATCCACAAACCTTGCTTCAATTATTGCCCATTCAGGGAAAAAAGTTTTATTGATGGGCCTTGATTTGCGGAAGCCTAAAATCAATAAAGTGTTCAATATCAATAACCACGAAGGCATCAGTACTTATCTGATCGGAGATTCGAAATATGAAGATATTATTCACGCTACCAATATCGCTAATCTTTACATTGCTCCTTCCGGCCCTATTCCTCCTAATCCGGCGGAACTGATCGAAACTCCCAAAATGGGCGAATTACTGAATAAAGCCTGTACGGAATTTGATTTTATAGTGATTGATACTCCTCCGGTTGCTGTTGTTGTTGATAGCATTTTGCTGGCCCAGTATACCAATCTCAATATTTTTGTTATCCGTTATAACTTATCCTCTAAAGATTCCCTCCTCCTTGCGAATGATCTGCAGAAACAAGAGCAAATCAAGTCGCTGTCCCTTGTCATCAATGATGTCTCTGCCGGTTCTTCTTACGGGTTGGGAAGATACCGCTATAATTATGGTTATGGATATAGTTACAGCGGTTATGGAAATTATTACAACAGTTATATGGAAGAAGAAAAGACCTCATTCTGGAACCGTTTGCTTTTCTGGAAAAACAGAAAAAATAAACAATAAATCTCATACAGCTGGTTTATGTTACCTCATCACCTGACATATGTGCCGAATATTTCAGGAATCTTATGTTGGCATTAGTTTTGAGTTGATATATTCGAATGATCATATATATGAAATCACTATTCTTTTTTACCTTTCTTTTAATAGCATTTTATTGTTGTGCACAAAAAAGTCCTGTTACCGATCTGGATAAATTTGCCCAAAAATTGTCGGATGGAACACGGAAGCAAAAAACGATAGAAAGTGATTTTATTCAATACAAAGAGATGGAAATCATGGAAGAAACATTAACATCATCAGGGAAATTCTATTTCAGGGATGATGATGTGGTTTCTTTAAAGTATACTTCTCCCGAACCATATCTGATTGTTGTGAATGGAGAAAAAGTAAAAATAGAAACCAATGGGAAAAAAAACATTTACAATACCTCTTCCAATCCGATGGTCACTACGATGCAATCCATGTTCTCTGCCTGTCTTTCCGGTGATTTCACCCGTTCAAAAGATTATGCCTTGGCTGTTTTTCAGGATGATTCCGGCTATCTGATAGAGATAGAGCCGCAAAACAGAAAAATCAAAAAATACATCCAAAAAATTGAAGTAATATTCGAC
This Bacteroidales bacterium DNA region includes the following protein-coding sequences:
- a CDS encoding polysaccharide biosynthesis/export family protein, translated to MSALLMLLVCSCGKHRYLQVPKGSSIEQDTLYQKSLDEYKIQSNDILHVKVVTSKEEFADLFNATSIQQQVQNTSSAYFYVSGYPVGIDGNIEMPVIGKVFVAGYTVHEIQQIIHEKVSKIVYENQVFVRLVSFRINIAGEVKNPGEYNIFRDQATILQALSLAGDMNYYGDRKDIMIVRTTEEGAKTYTIDLTQRDALSSPVFYLQPNDWVYVQPLPRTIFRVTVSDMITYISAISSSLALIVAILSLTK
- a CDS encoding polysaccharide biosynthesis tyrosine autokinase, which translates into the protein MADSQEPYQVQEDNLDIKKLLNKIFRRWYWFVLSICITYSIAWFINRYTVPQYDINASLLVNEEKKSMGELLVSVFDRYGPRKNIDNEIAILKSYSMAAKALQNLDFGVSYYIVGRIRETELYPKKPFLVVPDSTTIYGKQVDITFLPGKKCQISIGEDIRETINVGEKFEKYGFAFTIYPSEFANIEDLEGRKYFFIIHNFNSLVNRYRRKLSVVANDKRGTVLTLSLSGAVPQKEADYVNTLMDAYIQNGLDEKNQMSINAIQFINEQLGFVTDSLKRAEDILENFRTSNKMFDFTLEGHAILERLNILISEQQKVNTQLNYYRYLRNYLEKEDELGRIVAPSIMGVDDLLLNSLVNELVKLSIKKSDLSNSSDPEKNPIVRNLDAQISSIQASLRENVNQLVESTDVALKDVNKRRSDVEKDLLKLPVTERRLLEIQREYNLNNETYNFLLKKHAEAAIAKASNVADNRVLDYAIVQNASKIAPKASRNILIAIALGLLIPLILVFIIDFFNHKISDLDEVRKITSLPIIGIIGHNNKASEIPVAENPTSPLSESFRALRTNLHYLLRNKDEKIIAVSSTVSGEGKTFISTNLASIIAHSGKKVLLMGLDLRKPKINKVFNINNHEGISTYLIGDSKYEDIIHATNIANLYIAPSGPIPPNPAELIETPKMGELLNKACTEFDFIVIDTPPVAVVVDSILLAQYTNLNIFVIRYNLSSKDSLLLANDLQKQEQIKSLSLVINDVSAGSSYGLGRYRYNYGYGYSYSGYGNYYNSYMEEEKTSFWNRLLFWKNRKNKQ
- a CDS encoding outer membrane lipoprotein carrier protein LolA, translated to MKSLFFFTFLLIAFYCCAQKSPVTDLDKFAQKLSDGTRKQKTIESDFIQYKEMEIMEETLTSSGKFYFRDDDVVSLKYTSPEPYLIVVNGEKVKIETNGKKNIYNTSSNPMVTTMQSMFSACLSGDFTRSKDYALAVFQDDSGYLIEIEPQNRKIKKYIQKIEVIFDKNDFSVNQLIVREPSGDFTKHVFFNKKFNTPLSDQLFEIK